From Triticum urartu cultivar G1812 chromosome 2, Tu2.1, whole genome shotgun sequence, a single genomic window includes:
- the LOC125536803 gene encoding cysteine-rich receptor-like protein kinase 6, whose protein sequence is MHARRLAGHALHVSDANTHARPNTILRGEFLIRSEGYKAARIASGVDFGRARGGMSTRDFSIFQSLYPGRAMFVALVVLLLSSPVPSAGDQLFCADANDKYSPNSTYQASLRSLADELTARAMNSHSATGTAGGGSDKVYGAVLCRGDSTGADCSGRLREAFGKTINADSTGAAACALHKDVALYSELYQLRFSDEDFLSAFSNAPEWVDGTNLNLVPAADARQFDELVAKLTRSLAEAAAAQPDRYATADAPWSSRESERTVYGLAQCTQDMPPERCRACLDGVGAEIRRRIGSSKMGGAIHGARCTLRYETGNQFFTETATGKSLYNLEHKKETEIFFK, encoded by the coding sequence ATGCACGCGCGCCGCCTCGCGGGCCATGCACTGCATGTGTCAGATGCAAATACACACGCTAGACCGAATACTATACTACGAGGCGAATTCCTTATACGGTCAGAGGGTTATAAAGCTGCACGCATCGCGAGCGGTGTGGATTTCGGACGCGCGCGTGGTGGCATGTCCACTCGCGATTTTTCCATTTTTCAGTCCCTGTATCCCGGCCGTGCGATGTTTGTAGCCCTCGTAGTTCTGCTGCTCTCCTCGCCGGTGCCATCGGCCGGGGACCAGCTGTTCTGCGCCGACGCCAACGACAAGTACAGCCCAAACAGCACCTACCAGGCCAGCCTTAGATCCCTCGCCGATGAACTTACCGCGAGAGCCATGAACTCGCACTCGGCCACGGGCACGGCCGGCGGGGGCTCCGACAAGGTCTACGGCGCCGTGCTCTGCCGAGGGGACTCCACCGGCGCTGACTGCAGCGGGCGCCTCCGGGAGGCCTTCGGCAAGACAATCAACGCTGACAGCACCGGGGCCGCCGCATGCGCGCTCCACAAGGACGTGGCGCTCTACTCCGAGCTCTACCAGCTTCGCTTCTCCGACGAGGACTTCCTCTCGGCCTTCAGCAACGCGCCGGAGTGGGTTGACGGCACCAACCTGAACCTCGTGCCGGCCGCCGACGCTAGGCAGTTCGACGAGCTGGTCGCCAAGCTAACGAGATCCCTGGCCGAGGCCGCAGCAGCGCAGCCGGACAGGTACGCAACGGCCGACGCGCCGTGGTCGTCGCGGGAGAGCGAGCGGACCGTGTACGGGCTGGCGCAGTGCACGCAGGACATGCCGCCGGAGCGCTGCCGCGCTTGCCTCGACGGAGTCGGCGCTGAGATACGGCGGCGGATCGGTAGCAGCAAGATGGGCGGGGCGATTCATGGTGCGCGGTGCACACTCCGGTACGAGACCGGCAACCAATTCTTTACGGAGACCGCCACAGGCAAGTCGTTGTACAATTTAGAGCACAAGAAAGAAACtgagattttttttaaataa